The genome window GGGATCGGTGGTTGACCCCCTCGGCGCCGACCGGTTATTCTTCCAGACTGTCTCACAACGGAAATAGGCATGTTCGGTCTCATTCTGACGCTATTGATTCTTGATGCGCTGCTGCTCTCTGTCGTCGTGCTGCTCCAGGCGGGGCAGGGCGGCGGCTTGGCGGCCATGGGCGGCGGCGGCGGCACCGAGAGCTTTGTCGGTGGTCGGCAGGCGGTCACCATCCTGACGCGGTCCACCTGGTGGCTCGGCGGCATCTTCCTGGTCCTCTCGCTGGTCCTGTCGGTGATGTCAGCCGGCCGGTCGACGGCCTCTTCGGATGTCGAGCGGTTGCTTGCCCAGCCGGAGCAGCAGGCGCCTGTCACCAGCTCTCCGCTGCCTCTTGGCGGTACGGAGCCGGCCCCGGCGGCCGAGACGCCCGCGGCGCCGCAGCCGCAGCCGCAGCCATAATGCGGCGGGACGTTACTCGTGGCGGGGTGGCCGGATGACCGGCCGCCCCGCCTTTGTATTGCTCGAAGATGGAACCTGCTTCAAGGGGTTCGTCGCGGCCCCCATTTCCCCGGCCTTTGGTGAGGTGGTGTTCACGACCAACCTGACCGGCTACCAGGAAACCTTTACCGATCCCAGTTATCTCGGGCAGATCGTGGTCATGACTGCCCCCATGATCGGCAACTACGGGGTCAACAGCGAGGACATGGAATCCACCCGGCCCCAGGTTTCGGGTGTCGTGGTTCGCGAACTCGCTCGGCAGCACTCCAATTGGCGGGCCACCGAATCACTCGATGGGTGGCTCGGCCGGTATCAGATCCCGGTGCTGACCGGCGTGGACACCCGCCGACTGACCCGGCATATCCGCTCCAAGGGCGCCATGCGCGGGGTGATCGCCGAGGGGGAGGCACCGTCGGACGCGATACGCCAGAACCTCCTCGACTCCCCCAGCATGGAGGGTCTGGACCTGGCGTCCCGGGCCACGGTGGACAAGCCATACGAACAGGGCTCCTCCGGTCCCCATGTGGTTGCGTTCGATTTTGGGATGAAGCGGAACATCGTCGACATGCTCGAGGCGTCCGGGTGCCGGGTGACTGTCGTTCCGGCCACGACGAGCGCCGCCGAGGTCCTGAAGATGTCCCCCGACGGGGTCTTCCTCTCGAACGGGCCCGGCGACCCTGCCGCCGTCACCTATGCCTTTCCCGTGATCCGCTCGCTCGCCGAGAGTGGGATCCCGATGTTCGGTATCTGCTTGGGGCATCAGCTCTTGGGGTTGGCCTTCGGCGGGAGCACGGTGAAGATGCCGTACGGTCATCGTGGCGGCAATCATCCCGTCAAGGACCTTGCCGATGGTCGCGTCCTCATCACCACCCAGAACCACGGTTTTGCCGTGGCGGGAGGGCAAGACGGAGTGCCGGGAGCCCCCGATTTGGAGGTCACGCACCTTAACCTCAATGATGGCACCGTAGAAGGACTCCGCCACAAGACGCTGCCCGTATTCGGCGTTCAGTACCATCCGGAGGCCGCTCCAGGCCCCCATGATGCCTACCCGCACTTTGCCCAGTTTGTCAGGTCCATGGCCCCCCAGCCGGCCCGCTGACCCCCAACCCATTGACAGACAACAGGTAAGCCCATATTATCGGCCTGTCCGGCGTATATTGAACGCCCGCCTCATGAGACCCTCCTGGGGGATGCATGACCAAGGCCGACCTCGTTGAGCAGGTAACCGCGTCGATCGCCCGCACTGCCGGGCCGATGATCTCCAAGAAAGACTGCGCGCGGGTAGTCGACGCGTTCCTCGACGCCGTGAAGGTGGCGCTCAAGGACCAGCATAACATTGAGGTGCGCGGGTTTGGCACTTTCAAGATCCGCCGTCGCAAGACGCGGATGGCTCGCAACCCGCGCACCGGCGAGCCGGTGGAAGTGGCGGCGCGTCCGGTGCCTGTCTTCAAGCCCAGCAAGGAGTTGCGGTCGCTGGTGGCCGAGGAAGGCGATGTGGTCTCCTCCGGAGGCCCGGCCGACGTCAATTGAGTATCGCGCTCCAGCGTGATCGAAGGGCCGCGCTGCCGCGCGGCCCTGTCTTTTTCCACAACGCCCCGCTGGTGTACCTTGAACGATGTTCTCACCACCAGCGCCTAAGCGCTTGCTCATGAACCCGTTGACTCTCGGCAGGCCGGTCTCTTCATGACCTCCAGCACCGCCTCAGGTCGCCTCACCGTCGCCATCCGGTTGTTCGCCGCTTATGCCGAGGCCGTCGGCCGGACGAGTGTGGAAATCTCCCTCCCGTCCGGTGCCACGGTTGGCGACCTCCTCACCGAATTTCGCCGACAGGTCCCCGCGGCTGTCGCTCTTCCCGACCGTCCCCTCTGCGCCGTCAACCTCGTGCATGTCCTGACCAGCCAGCGACTTCACGATGGCGACGAAGTCGCGATCCTTCCGCCGCTGGCAGGCGGGTGAGATGGCGTACCTGTCGAACGACCCACTCGATGTGGCCCGGGCCATGGCCGAGGTCCAGGCGCCCGAGCGGGGAGGCGTCGCCACCTTCCTCGGCGTTGTCCGCTCACAGCATCAGGGACGCACGGTGGTTCGACTCGACTACTCCGCATATCACGAGATGGCCGAAGCGGAGTGCGGCCGGGTGGTGGCGGAGGCGGAGAGCCGCTGGCCGGTCAAGGTCGCGCTCCAGCATCGACTTGGCACGCTTGAGGTCGGCGATGTTGCCGTCGTCGTGGCGGTTGGTGGGGGGCATCGGGAGGAGACGTTTGCCGCCTGTCGGCATGTCATCGAGGAGTTGAAGCGCCGCGTACCGATCTGGAAGCGGGAACACTTTGCCGATGGCGAAGTGGGCTGGGTCGGCGCCGGTGGGGCCGAAGGGGGGAACCCGTGAGCCCGCTCATGACCGGCACGCCGACCGATCGCCTCTCCCGGCCGATGGGGAGCCTGCGTCTCTCCGTGACCGACCGGTGCAACATGCGCTGCCGGTACTGCATGCCTGAAGAGGAGTACACCTGGCTGCCGCGCGCGTCGATCCTCAGCTTCGAGGAGCTCACCCGTCTCACCGGGATCTTTGCCGGTCTCGGGGCAGGAAAGGTGAGGCTGACCGGGGGCGAACCGCTGCTGCGTCACGACCTTCCCGATCTGGTCCGGCGTCTGGCGGGTGTCGAGGGGGTGCGCGACCTGGCGCTGACCACCAACGGCATTCTCCTTCGTGAGCGGGCCGAGGCGCTCCGCGCCGCCGGGCTGGGGCGGGTGACCGTGAGTCTTGACACCCTCCGACCGGAGCGGATGGCGGAATTCGCCCGGACCGACCGGCACGGTGACGTGCTTGCCGGCATCGCCACCGCGGTGGCGGCGGGGTTTGCGTCGGTCAAGGTCAACGCCGTCATCATCCGGGGATACAACGACGACGAGGTGCTTCCGCTGCTCGCGTTTGCGCGGCGGGAGGGGGTCGAGCTGCGGTTCATCGAATACATGGATGTCGGGGGTGCGACGCGCTGGTCCCGGGACCAGGTGGTGTCCCAGGCCGAGATTCTGGCGGCCATCGCGGAGGTGCATGGGCCCGCCGAGCCACTCCCGTCGCGCGCCGCGGCACCGGCGGAGCGGTTCCGGCTTGCGGACGGCACGGTCTTCGGCGTGATCGCCTCCACCACCGCTCCCTTCTGTCGTGACTGCGACCGGAGCCGGCTCACCGCGGACGGCACCTGGTATCTCTGCCTCTACGCGACGGAGGGGATCAACCTTCGCGACGTCCTGCGCG of Gemmatimonadales bacterium contains these proteins:
- a CDS encoding HU family DNA-binding protein; the encoded protein is MTKADLVEQVTASIARTAGPMISKKDCARVVDAFLDAVKVALKDQHNIEVRGFGTFKIRRRKTRMARNPRTGEPVEVAARPVPVFKPSKELRSLVAEEGDVVSSGGPADVN
- the moaA gene encoding GTP 3',8-cyclase MoaA, which encodes MSPLMTGTPTDRLSRPMGSLRLSVTDRCNMRCRYCMPEEEYTWLPRASILSFEELTRLTGIFAGLGAGKVRLTGGEPLLRHDLPDLVRRLAGVEGVRDLALTTNGILLRERAEALRAAGLGRVTVSLDTLRPERMAEFARTDRHGDVLAGIATAVAAGFASVKVNAVIIRGYNDDEVLPLLAFARREGVELRFIEYMDVGGATRWSRDQVVSQAEILAAIAEVHGPAEPLPSRAAAPAERFRLADGTVFGVIASTTAPFCRDCDRSRLTADGTWYLCLYATEGINLRDVLRDGITDEELATLIRERWTSREDRGAEQRLTVPSRGALYQVETLRADPRREMHTRGG
- a CDS encoding molybdenum cofactor biosynthesis protein MoaE, whose translation is MATKSRSFRRWQAGEMAYLSNDPLDVARAMAEVQAPERGGVATFLGVVRSQHQGRTVVRLDYSAYHEMAEAECGRVVAEAESRWPVKVALQHRLGTLEVGDVAVVVAVGGGHREETFAACRHVIEELKRRVPIWKREHFADGEVGWVGAGGAEGGNP
- the carA gene encoding glutamine-hydrolyzing carbamoyl-phosphate synthase small subunit; the protein is MTGRPAFVLLEDGTCFKGFVAAPISPAFGEVVFTTNLTGYQETFTDPSYLGQIVVMTAPMIGNYGVNSEDMESTRPQVSGVVVRELARQHSNWRATESLDGWLGRYQIPVLTGVDTRRLTRHIRSKGAMRGVIAEGEAPSDAIRQNLLDSPSMEGLDLASRATVDKPYEQGSSGPHVVAFDFGMKRNIVDMLEASGCRVTVVPATTSAAEVLKMSPDGVFLSNGPGDPAAVTYAFPVIRSLAESGIPMFGICLGHQLLGLAFGGSTVKMPYGHRGGNHPVKDLADGRVLITTQNHGFAVAGGQDGVPGAPDLEVTHLNLNDGTVEGLRHKTLPVFGVQYHPEAAPGPHDAYPHFAQFVRSMAPQPAR
- the secG gene encoding preprotein translocase subunit SecG produces the protein MFGLILTLLILDALLLSVVVLLQAGQGGGLAAMGGGGGTESFVGGRQAVTILTRSTWWLGGIFLVLSLVLSVMSAGRSTASSDVERLLAQPEQQAPVTSSPLPLGGTEPAPAAETPAAPQPQPQP
- a CDS encoding MoaD/ThiS family protein — translated: MTSSTASGRLTVAIRLFAAYAEAVGRTSVEISLPSGATVGDLLTEFRRQVPAAVALPDRPLCAVNLVHVLTSQRLHDGDEVAILPPLAGG